The Coffea arabica cultivar ET-39 chromosome 9c, Coffea Arabica ET-39 HiFi, whole genome shotgun sequence nucleotide sequence TATGATTCTAATAGCACTTCATGCAGTATAGAGCCAAAAAAGATCAGAAAATCTGACAAGTGAGACAAATAGGATTCTATAGCTTTTTATGCGAATTATCATTCTTCAGCAGTGCCATTCAAGAGGGACTTCTACTCCTCTAGTTGAACTTAACTCAAAGGTGTTGGTGGATACTAATTGTCATATAAGCTTCAAAACATTGACTTGGAGTTCTTTATATGTGTAATTTGTGGGCTTTCGATTCCTGCTTCTACCGTGGTTCAACAAATTTGCTGGTCTTTCAATTCCAGCTTCTACTGCGGTTCAACATTGCTACTGGAAAGCAATTGGCCGTGGTGACTCCTTTCAAAATATTGGTACTTTGGCACCAAGGATTGCCTGCAAATTCAGTTCCAGAATTACCGGCCAGTGTGGAGGGTACCTAGATTAGATAAACTGGATTGTCTCAATTTCGCATTGTAAGTAATGTTCGATTTATTTAGGAGGTATGGTTGTTATGTCTCCCACATGCATGTTCTCCTTGTTTGGTCACAGGAAGGATGCTTCAAAAAATTAAGATCAAATTGGAAAGAAGATCAAAGACAGTAGGATTCTCCTTGAAATATGCTACTGAAACGCGCATGTCCTTAACTACTGAATATGAAAAGAATTGTGGTTCAGGAATGTGATGGAAGTAACGGTGTATAAAAGAAAAAGTGCTAAGTAGAGAAAATTTAGTAGATCTCAATCTGTTGGGGGTACTTTCTTGCAGAAGCATAAATCTAGCCAAATATATCTTCTTTACTTGTTACTTGTTACAGTAAGAAACGTATTGTCAATGTATTCTGGAATCAATCTGGCATTCAAGTTTTCCTCTTTAGTCACCTATATTTGGCAATTGCCACAGGTACACTCCTGAGGTGAAATGGTGTTATAAGGTTCTGCACCAAGGTTTCTTTGGGCTGAAAACGTAGATGTTTGAACTGTCAAAGTGAATGCTGAGTTTCTTAAATTAAGctaaatttgatatttgaatAGATCAACTCAATCGACTAGTAACTGCATATCAAACCTTTTTGCTAAAGTAGATATGATGGTTATTAAcaataagggataatttcagaaacctcccctgaggtttctgacaatttcactgacctcccctgaggtttccacaattacactgacctcccctggcAGAACTTGGGACCCAATTGCTGACATCATATAATGCAAAATTACTATTATACCCAAGACATTTTGTGTTATTATAGGACTAAAATATGATAAGGCAGATGGTGTTTTGGATAGTATtggattgcatttctatttattTAATGTATGGTTATGAAATTTGTAATGAtattactcttggattgcagtTTTGGTTTGCACCTTATTACTGTTAAGGTTTTATAAATGACTGTTTTAGTTCTTGGATTACACCTTACCtcaaaatttgggaatttacccaaattttccattttctaatattcctacaaatatgcaaaattatgcatatCCCTCAAATCTACCTAATATTaatgttttgttaaactctaaATAACAAAActatgaaatataatatttaaatatattttaatacacACAAGTTGGACGGGTAACTAGTGTGTCAGAGAGTTGCCATAATCTCCTTAAACCCGCATGCGGGTTTAAAGAGTATTCGGATATTCTCATATGCACCTATGCAAATCGAACCAACCGGATATCTTATCcgtatcccatttttttaaataaaaatcttataaatttgaaaaataaaatcaaatttagatgtattagggttttaaaaatattatataagtgataaaaattttataaattgtaaaaataaaatcaaatttaaataattaaatgttatatttgcataaggaataatacaataatcataataatgataatacaataatattggtgtaataaaactgccattaatttaaatatttacttataatgcccaaagagcctaattaccaattttttcttcttgcgCTCATATATAACATTAACCCGCATGCGAGCTaaccttgaaatagaaaaaacacagaatcccgcttgcgggtttcaaCGTTATTATGCAGGCGGGATTTTAACCTGCTTGCTTGTGAACATGTACCACATTGCTTTGAATTTTTGTGACAAGAGGAAAGCTTTGTCTGATGAATGTATTTGTGAAATGACCTGAGTGGTGGTAGATGGGTTAATTGGGTCGGTTGCGTTACCCAATTGTTTATATCCATAAGTAAAATTTTATGATTCCCATACCCATCCCCTcactttttcttatttatttctgatttttattagttttcattAATTCACTAATATAACTTGTACACCTGCCTCAAGGGCATTTATGGGAACAAAATTTCCTCTCTTTCCTGAAAACACTTTTTTATGCTTACTTTTGTGGTCATGGGCTGATTTTGTTACAaaatcagaaacctcaagggaggttagtgtaattgtggaaacctcaggggaggtcagtgaaattgtcagaaacctcaggggaggtttctgaaattatccctaacaATAATTATCCACCATAAGGTATTTTTCTATTCTCTAGTCTGGAAGTCTCGAGCCATGATGGCTTGCAGCAGagaatcattcttaattctccttGTGTGGCTGTTCCTGGCTACAATGATCTCTTACCTAATACAAACATGCCCCAATAAGAGAAAATTTAATGTGGATAAAGTCACATCCGCTCATGCAAGGGAATCTTATCTTTATGTATTTTAGCAATTTCTCTGAGGACCCTTACTTCGCTTTTCCTTCATTAGTTTTTGTCCCCTTGAAGAGGACGGAGGCTTCTCTTTCTTTTACTCTGTCGAAAGGATGCTTCTCTTTCACTCGTTCCAAATCCATACTGGCAGCCATAATTGCAAATTTGCAATAATGAACGTCAAAGAAACTACAGTGCAAGTATTACTTTAATCTTCAAATCTGCTAAAGCAACCATCACATTGCAAATGCTGCATATTAATCTATCACAATCACCATCATCATCAACAATACATCATGATCCACGCGAACATTCACCATGATCATTACTAAGATCAACCTTGGAAGGTCACAGCTCACAGGCAATCAAGCAACAACGAAATACATAGAAACCTACAAGACAAATAGTGCGTAATATCAACATGGGTCACAGCCACTGGCGTGTGAACCTCAAATTTATTGGTCAATCCTCCCTTTCTTCCCCTTCCTGAACGCATACATCAGAGAAGAAAAAAGGTGGGATTTTTACAGCAATGCAAACCCTTTAATGGAGCTTGTTTGCAAGATTGCATTGTTTTCTGATCTCTCCCTTTGATCCTGTAAGAGGGTTGTTCTCAGAGAGAATGGTGATGGCTCTAGAGAACTCCTTGAAGAAGTAGTCTTGGCTCTTGGCCATTTTCTTGACGTAGGGTTTGGTTCTTTTGTCATTAGCCAATTGGTGGTCCACGAGCAATAATCCCTTGTTGTCCAATATGTTTCTGTAGTAATTGTTGTCCAGTATCATGGGTGTCCCACGGTCATTTCTCACATACTGGACTGCCTTTGGATCAGGGATCGTGTCAGGGCACTTCTTGAGCATGTGCTCTACATGGGAAGCTGGGAATGCTGGATCAACCTCTGGGTATAGACGGTGAACCAGCTTCACACAGTGGGTTCTGCCCACACTGTGAGCACCTTCACCCATAGATTAATAGTAAAGTTAATTCagcccttcttttcttttctagaaatatgTTCAGGTATGTAAAAGTACTGCTAAAATTCTAAGATGATCAATTTAATATTCCTAAGGGAATGCTAAGCTAGTTTCACCAGTAGAATTGTCTGAAACTATTTTAAGTGCTTATACAGGGTGTGAGTTCTGAGTACAACCTCGTGTTTAGATATGGACAATGCATCTTAATTTCTTGTGCCTATTCTTATCTTAGGAACAAAATGTAGGAAAAGGCACGGGAGTATATACCTAACAAGGCAACAACTCCAGGGGCATCAATACCAATAGATCCAAATCGGTCAAGGACAACAGTCATGCTCTCATTGTGATCCGGGAGATGCTGCTCAAGAATCTCAGCTCTGCTCCTTCTGCCATCCCTTCTTCCAGTTTTAAGTGGAATATATGGGCCTCCCAACTGTACAAAAAAGTTTCAAAACACAGGATTATACCAATTTCTAAAGTGTATTCAGCAAAATACCAGAAGAAAACATACCAATTTCCACTGTACTTCAAGAAAAATACAGTGAGAAACGAGGCCTTAATGTAAGATAGGAAAGAGGAAGTTCGGTATAGGTATAACACAAGATTCCGCTACTACCCCCGCATCAAGTCTCTAACTAGCTTCCCAGTGGAACAGAGAATAGGAGCTATCTGGTtagtagattatttggaatatttcCTTTAAAGAATACCGTAGCATTTTTattaatgtgatgtatgtgaggaaaaaaaggcgattgaaaaatgtgtataACGGTGTTTCTTTAAAGTTGTCCCGAAGAAACACGACGATTATTCACCAGCACGACACAAATTGGAGAACTTTAGAGCCCTGTACCATAACTTTAAGCGTCTAAGTGGTTCAGAAGTTCAGGAAAAAAAATCTTGCTTCAAATGGTGCATAGCACAAATAAAAATGTTACAGAAAATAGTTTTACTAAAAAAGATAGTACTATGAACTTTAATAGGAAGATTTAACTTACAGCAACGATGCCATCTCTGGCAGACAACACCAGTATATCAGCACAGGAAACAACTCCAGGGCACTCTCTTTCCACAGCGTCTTTGATGTCCTCAATGTATCTGAAGTTCCTCATACCAAAGCTCCTGTCTGTCTCCTTCTCGGACAAGACTCTCCTGGTTGAGTCCAGCAGCAATGAAGCATCACATGActgcaaaacaaaacaaaagatgcATCAACTTCAATAATTCCAAGAATTTACGCATAAAATTCTCTAACGCAGAATAATATTGATATAGTAGTATCGAGCACCTCGACAAAGCAGTCATGGAAAATGTTCCTTAGCCAGGAGAATGCAGTGTTCTTGTGGCGCTTGTAGAGAAGCTTGACTTGCTCCCTGATGATATCTTCAGCTTGAGGGCATGAATCCTTGTAGAAGTTCATGAGAAGACCAGGGTCTTCCCCATTTTCTTGTGCAAAAGCAGAGAAGGCAAAGAAGGAGAGGATGGCAAAGATGAAGAGAGCTCTGGAATTCATCTTTTCCGTACAACAGTAAAGTAAAGGTCACTGACCTTGCATTTTGGATCGCTTACCAAGCTACCTCTTAAATAAGGGAAAAGGAAGGTTTTTTTCAAAACCGGCAACAAAAGGAAGCTACAGGAGTTCTTTTCATTATTCATAAAACATCCAGTGATGTATGTCAGAATTATGCTTAGACCCCTATAGCTTTAACAGCACCCCTCGGGCATCCGGCGGTAGTGTTTCCAAATAGTACTACTTTTGTCccatttttataattttgattttttttacatAGTTTAAGAAAATTAGTTAACTTTATTATAATAGTAAATCCAACctattatttttctaaaatatactTACATTAGGGGTATGACTAATTATTATACCTTTACAATTAGAGCCGTTAGAAATTTAAATTACTCATAAACTGTTCTCAAACAACTCGATCAATAATTGGACTCGAACTCAGTTAAAATCTAGTTTAAATCGAGTTTGAGCATCCCGTTTATCAATTCAAATTGAGAGGCATAGAAGTTGTGAAATTTACCACTAAAAaatggaactcgaactcgatATAACTCACCAAGATCCTCAATTTTAATCAAGTTGAGTTCGAACTCATATTCTAGTTGCTTGAGTAGAGTTTGAGTTTAAGAATTGTTACTCATTCAGTTTCAAGTTTGAGATCGAGTAATACTACCAATAATTGAATTGGAGATTGAGCATGATATTACTTGAAATCAACTAGACTCAAATGCAACCCTAATTATAACAACAATGCTGATGGAAAGTTGCACCATACACGTCATGAACCAGAGTAATTATTGAAATCAAGTAGACTCAAATGCAACCCTAATTATAACAACAATGCTGATGGAAAGTTGCACCATACATGTCATGAACCAGAGTAATTATTGAATAAGGCAAGTTATACTCACTAATAACACCTTATCATCCCAACCTAACTCTCCCCCCAAATTTTACAATTTGTACATTTTTCATCGCatctttcatttcttgctctCCAAATATTCATATATCGTTCCATTTTTAACTCACTACCCTTTCCAAATGATCAAAACCACAATAAATCTTATATTAGTCTTGAATCCAACTCTACCAGttatttttttgccttttttcttgaaatatttttatgttttaagttttaacacaCAATTTGACGTGTGAAGAAGCTCGGAAGCTTCCCCCGTGGAGGCCAATTGTGTGTTTTGTCCGCCCCAACATCAGGTGCGTGGAGGGGGGCCTTCTCAGGATTCGAACCCTGGTCCTTGTATATAAGGGTCTTGGGGTTGAAGTCCTGGTACCACTTGAAGCGCAGAGCTTCTTCAACGTGCAAACTCATACAAGTAGACACCAAGGGCATGGTGCAAGGGAAGTAGCCCTGTAGGCTGCAGCAAAATCTTTCTGAATTTCTTTCTTATAGAAATCTCTTCACGTAAAGGGTTTGACAATCTGTAAAGGTTATGATAGTCATTTTCAACCATAAATGCAAATACAATTACCCAAACTTATATGGGGGCGTGGCCGTAATTAACATACCTCAAGGGGAGGTTTTGTCAAATTATCTTTAGTGAAGAGTTGCAGTCGTCAACTTGTCATGCTGATGCATTTGCCTTATCTTGACATTTGTATCGGTGCAGCATTTACGGCTGACGCCGAAGAAAAGCGTTGGCGTTTCAGCACCGCAGTCTACCTGTTTTTGGGAGTCGGGCACCTGAATTACTTACTATGGTTCCGTCTATGGTGGAAAGCTGACTCACCTATGCATGGTGGGAAGAGCAAAGGAAATTAGGACAATACATCACTGTGGGCCCGGGCAAAGCAAAGTTATTAAAAGTAGTGACCGGGACCGGGTAGAAGAAGTTTCATACAAGATCCATTGTACTTTTAGGAGAAATAACATGTATGCCCATCAACAACTTATGggcatttgtatttttttttctaaacgaTAATTTATGGGCATTTGTACAGGCATTGTATGCACCTAAAAATTGTCATTAATACGGGAGTAGCTCCCCATGCCTAATTGACAGGAAATAAGTTGCAAAGAGCAGGAAAAATTGGTCAGATGCAATAATCCTTGGAATACGCAAAAATGAAACTACGTGTACTCCAATTTTAATTTATAAATGCTTACTTGACAAAAGAAATTAtgacaatttaaatttaattgttaGTTGGCATAGATGAgtaattatatacataaataattaaaagaatttaattttatataaaatttatttttgtgtaaatacatttattaaaaatttatttaaaaaattttggtttataAGATTATTGTAATTTATTAATTACAATATTTAGGGTAGTTATGCATAGTTATATTGGCAAAATGTGATTAAGTAGTCAAagcaaaaattagttttttttaagaataaaattgaaagtttaaaaaatgacataaaaaaGTTTACATTAATTGCGATCCCTCTAACTTTATATATTGCATAGATAGTGGCTTTTTAACTGAAATCAAAATTATAGAAGAATTATTAGAAACATAATAGTATTTCAAGAAACtagaatcatgacattattgacCTGGTagatttttaatttaaatttagcaATTAGATAAGCAATCTTATACGTAACATGATGATTTTCAAATCGATATCGAATTTGTAGATGAGTAATCAAAAACACAATTAAATAGTACTCCAAGAAATTAGAATTGAGATTGTAGATAAAATAATCAtaaacataaatcacataatgcaaatgtttcaaaaattgaaCCTTTCCGCTATTGAAATAACTAGATGGTTATCGATTTAAATCCTAATTTCGCAACTAGTTGTATTGGACGTGACAGACTATTAAATCACAAATTTGACTAGTAAAATAGTGTCAAATTTTGAGATTTGTTAATATATTAGCATTATCTAATGATAAGGATAACCAAATTATAGTAAAAATCAAAGTTCACTCTTAAAAGTAAGTGCTAAATTTAAAGATTTTGTTGTGATATGGATTATCTAATGATAGCAAATCCATTGAAACATGCAAAGCAATGATATATAGATAAATATCAATTACAATCCCACGTTCAAATTAACATATTCTAGTATTTTGATTCGTAATATGCATTGATAtatatttcatttcaaaataataacaaatatttatacattgcAGTACATGATAGAGTAAATGAAAAAGATCCTCTTGACCCAATGCATCGTCCCCAAATTATTTTAAAGCGGCGTCTTTATCCTTTGGGAACTCAAAAGACATTTTTGTTTAGCATGTACAAAATTCATTATCTCACTTTAATTTAATGTTAGGTTCCATTTGTTCTACATTATCACGAAGTGTGTGTCTTCTATCTATTTATCTAAATAGTTTaaagtatatcaagttcatattgatttgacaatttttaaGCACCCAATGATTTATTATCGCGTAAACTTTCTTAGGTATTCTATTATAACTAGTGCTCATGCACATCCAATGTGTgtgcaataaaaaaatatataatatttctgatcatatattttaaataaaatttttattatcaaaacaaattttaatcttttaaatatttttcataaaataattttatgtaaGTAGTTATAATATTTATAGGTAGTTATGTTGaaaacatatatttaaatagttaaaagtaaaaatagtcATGGATAGTTATAGGTAGTTAAAGTAAAAGTAGTTTTTTTGAGGATAAAAAGaaagttcatttttttatagGAAAAAAAGTTAGATCCCATTTGTAATTAAACAAATGATCaaattcatattcatttttacactTAAACAAGCCAAATCTAACTTGAAACCATATTCATTTTTGTccattcatatttatttttgccACTAAAAAAGTAAAATCtgacatttttatatataaaaactaTTGCATATGAGTCATGTGGTGATTTTAGACTAAAAAGTGGTTGAAACTTAGGTTAGGAccaaaatttgtgaaattgAATTTGTAAAGAAtataaagttaatattttaaaagtggaagatgaaaaaatttatttaacgAAATATGAAAgatattttgaatgattttccctaaaaatatttattattcAGTATGCAAGAATTGAATCTTTTTCAATTATAAATATTTCTTATTATAATAATTAACAAgaaactaatttcataaccataacCCAGTTGGTACCAACATGGCATGTTAAGCTCGGGATCGTAATTCTGAATACCCAACTAGTATGTTAAGCACCTTGTTACTTGTTAGTAATAACAAAACTCAGGTTTTGACGCAAAAAAGTCATTAATTCACTCAGGATTTCCAGGTTCCATCCATCATCAAGGCCAGGTTTGTTAAGCCAACTCTACAGCCGGTTGCCTTATTTCAATTGGGCCCCACTTGACATGTGAAAGATGTCCACGCTGCGTTGTCTTATTAACAGTTTAACACTTCTTCTGCCCACGGTGGAGAGTTCATTCTACTTTCGACAGTAGAAGCAACCTACTTACTATTACTTATTGCCTGAATTACTTACTAGTATTACTTATTGCATAGCAAGAGCGTATTGAAGGATGAAAAgagtttgttattttttttggggggtacAACAAGCAGTTGGGAGGAGAACGTGCTTCTTTTATCTAAGAGTGGCAATCGGGTCGAATTCGGGTTGACGGGTCGAATTAAGACTCATGTATAATAGAAAATTCTGTCACGACCTCGAGGATAGTTCTGGAATTGTGTAGGAAATCAAGATTAATTGATTGTAGAATCAGGAAATTGGGGAAGAACAGAGAAAGAATTAGactgagagagagaaagagagaataaGAGGGAATTGGAGATATCAGAGAATCAGTATATTTTCCGTGTGTCCCTTACAAAGTGGGCCCCACTTATATAACTAACTCTAACAACCTGACAGTAACTAACAGCTGAGCTAATGCATAACTGTCTGATTAAGTGGAACAGCACCGTTTGTGGTACTTAACAACTCTCGAGCGACATCGTTTAGCTACTCAGCTAACTAAACTAGCTAATGCTCAATTGAGCCCTTATTATGCTTAAGAACATGAATTGTGCAGCCTGACAATCCCTTCCccttgaaaacagacttgtccTCAAGTTTGGAACGCAGGAAACTGGCTTTCGATAAATGATTTATCCTCCCAAGAAGCTTCTTCAGGTTCCAGCTGCTCCCATTTAATCAGGAACTGAATGATAGTCTGCCCATTGCGCAAAATAACCCTCCTGCTCAATATGGCTTCTGGTTGCAGAGGGCATTGATCATGTGTGTCCAGTTCTGGTAGCTTGGTAGAACTCCCTTGCATTGGTCCCATTTTTTTCTTCAGCAGTGACACATGAAACACAGGGTGTAATCTGGTACCTGCTGGTAACTTCAATCTGTATGCCACTGTACCAACTCTTTCCTCCACCTGAAAAGGTCCAAAATATTTAGCAGATAGCTTGAGACATTTCCTTACTGCTACCGTTTGCTGTCTATAGGGTTGAAGCTTCAAAAATACCCAATCTCCCACAGCAAATTCTCTCTCAGTTCTGTGTTGGTCAGAAAAGTGCTTCATCCTTTGTTGAGCCTTGGCCAAGTTGTCCTTTATGCAGTTAGAGATCCTGTTCCTTTCCTGGATCATATTGGAGGCTGCTGGAACTACAGAATCCAAATAAGGCCCCAGTGGCAGTGGCAAGGGTCTATATCCAAACAAAGCTTCGAAGGGTGTCATATTGAGGCTAGAGTGATAGGTGGAATTGTACCACCACTCAGCCATAGACAGCCACTTGCTCCAATGTGATGGCATCTCTCCTGTCATACATCTCAAGTAGTTTTCCACGCATTGATTCAGCCTTTCACTTTGACCATCAGACTGAGGATGGTAAGAAGAAGTGTAGTGTAGTTCTGTCCCTAGCACCTTAAATAGCTCCTTCCAGAATCCACTGGTAAAAATCTTATCCCTGTCTGTGATGATGGATTCAGGTAGACCATGCATTCTGTAAATGTTGTCCAGAAAAACTTGTGCAACCCCTTTGGCAGTGAATGGATGAGTGAGTCGAACGAAATGCCCAAACTTAGTGAACCTATCAATCACCACCAGAATGGTGTCGAACCCTTGTGACTTGGGTAGCTTCTCAAtgaaatccatggaaatgtgAGTCCATGCCTGTGTGGGAACTGGAATTGGTTGCAACAGACCAGGATATGGAACATTCTCAGATTTATTCCTTTGACAGGTATCACAGCTACGTACGAAGGCTATCACCTCTTGTTTCATCCCTGGCCAATAAAACAGTGACTTAATCCTCTGCCAACAGCCTTTTTGTCCTGAATGACCTCCCAGTGCTGAGGCATGAAGCACCTGAAGGATCTGGTTTCTGATGTTATTGGCCCCTCCCACATAGATTTTTCCTTGATAACGTAGCACTCCATCCACCAGAGTATAGCCATTGTGAGAAGTGGGATCCAGTAGTAGTTGAGCCATGATGTTTTGACAATGCTCATCTAATTCATAACTTTTCTGCAGTTCCTCCATCCACCCTGGCCTCACTGCTGATATAGCCAGGCATGTCTTGAAGGAAGGATTTGAAACAGTCTCCTGTCTTCTAGATAAAGCATCTGCAACCTTATTTTCAACCCCCTTTTTATACTGTATCTCATAGTCTAATCCCATGAGTTTTGTCATCCACTTATGCTGGAGAGCAGTGTTCAATTTTTGATCCAGCAAATACTTTAAGGATTGATGGTCAGTTCTGATAACAAAATGATTTCCAACCAGATAATGCCTCCACTTAGTGACTGCCATTACTAGAGCAAGGAGTTCCTTTTCGTATACTGATAGTCCCAAATTCTTGGGCGATAATGCCTTGCTCAGGAAGGCAATTGGATGTCCTTCCTGCATCAGAACAGCTCCAATACCACCCCCACTGGCATCTGTTTC carries:
- the LOC113708682 gene encoding peroxidase 42, encoding MNSRALFIFAILSFFAFSAFAQENGEDPGLLMNFYKDSCPQAEDIIREQVKLLYKRHKNTAFSWLRNIFHDCFVESCDASLLLDSTRRVLSEKETDRSFGMRNFRYIEDIKDAVERECPGVVSCADILVLSARDGIVALGGPYIPLKTGRRDGRRSRAEILEQHLPDHNESMTVVLDRFGSIGIDAPGVVALLGAHSVGRTHCVKLVHRLYPEVDPAFPASHVEHMLKKCPDTIPDPKAVQYVRNDRGTPMILDNNYYRNILDNKGLLLVDHQLANDKRTKPYVKKMAKSQDYFFKEFSRAITILSENNPLTGSKGEIRKQCNLANKLH